A stretch of Maniola hyperantus chromosome 15, iAphHyp1.2, whole genome shotgun sequence DNA encodes these proteins:
- the LOC117988856 gene encoding uncharacterized protein: MRITAVLARVPVIKFRKGQAPSHGSAAPGSSAGAPAATSGGRVQVQSTAAMSSAPISDIDLPPRYRRQPLSQEEIDHINGGGVV; the protein is encoded by the exons atgCGAATAACTGCAGTTCTTGCTCGTGTTCCGGTCATCAAATTCCGGAAGGGACAAGCGCCGTCTCATGGGTCTGCAGCCCCTGGAAGCTCCGCGGGTGCTCCTGCCGCGACATCTGGG GGTCGTGTGCAAGTGCAATCCACAGCTGCCATGAGTAGTGCTCCTATTTCCGACATAGATCTTCCTCCTCGCTACAGAAGACAACCTCTGTCACAGGAAGAGATTGACCACATCAATGGTGGTGGAGTCGTTTAG